From Candidatus Manganitrophus morganii, the proteins below share one genomic window:
- a CDS encoding ABC transporter substrate-binding protein produces the protein MSWLAIAGMVIGLLWGCPAAERVQQEKGPVTLVFKHGQIEGNPAAFQALLRKFEATHPGILVRDEILPSSSDQQHQFYVIGLEGRSSDFDLMSLDVIWVQEFARAGWVRDLSHLLPPEAREAFFPGPIDAALFEDRAYAIPWFLDAGLLYYRKDLLEKYRLDPPQTWEALAAAARTVLQEENDPRLRGYVWQGRQYEGLICNVLEVIWSAGGEVLDENGRVILADPSATEALTFLRDLIGENGISPPMVTTADEETTRRLFGEGRAVFMRNWPYAWVLFQKEGSAVRGKVGVAPLPHFPGHPSAATLGGWQLGINRFSRHPKEAEALLLYLTSPEVQRTMAIDTGYNPTRKALYDDPALAAAQPFTAGLRDLFLSARPRPVSPYYPMLSQIMQPEFSAALVGIKPPERALHDAALQMKHLLGDPVR, from the coding sequence ATGAGTTGGCTGGCAATCGCAGGGATGGTGATCGGACTTCTCTGGGGCTGTCCCGCCGCCGAGCGGGTCCAGCAGGAGAAAGGGCCGGTCACCCTCGTCTTCAAGCACGGCCAGATCGAGGGAAACCCCGCCGCCTTCCAGGCGCTCTTGCGGAAATTCGAAGCGACGCATCCGGGGATTCTCGTCCGGGATGAGATCCTTCCCTCTTCCTCCGATCAGCAGCATCAATTTTACGTCATCGGCCTGGAAGGGCGATCGAGCGATTTCGATCTGATGTCGCTCGACGTGATCTGGGTTCAGGAGTTCGCCCGGGCCGGCTGGGTCCGCGACCTCTCTCACCTCCTCCCCCCCGAAGCGCGGGAGGCCTTTTTCCCCGGACCGATCGACGCGGCCCTCTTTGAAGATCGGGCCTATGCAATCCCCTGGTTTCTGGACGCTGGCCTTCTCTATTACCGGAAAGATCTTCTGGAAAAATATCGGCTCGACCCGCCGCAAACCTGGGAGGCGCTGGCCGCCGCGGCGCGGACGGTCCTCCAGGAAGAGAACGACCCGCGGCTGAGAGGTTATGTCTGGCAGGGAAGGCAATACGAGGGGCTGATCTGCAATGTCCTGGAGGTGATCTGGTCGGCGGGGGGGGAGGTCCTCGATGAAAACGGCAGGGTGATTCTGGCCGATCCGTCGGCGACCGAGGCGCTCACCTTTCTGCGCGATTTGATCGGGGAGAACGGGATCTCCCCGCCGATGGTGACGACCGCCGACGAGGAGACGACGCGGCGCCTCTTCGGCGAGGGGCGGGCGGTTTTCATGCGCAATTGGCCGTATGCGTGGGTCCTCTTTCAGAAGGAAGGATCGGCTGTGCGAGGGAAGGTCGGCGTCGCCCCGCTGCCGCACTTCCCGGGCCACCCCTCCGCGGCGACGCTGGGAGGATGGCAGCTTGGGATCAACCGCTTCTCGCGCCATCCGAAAGAGGCCGAGGCGTTGCTTCTCTATTTAACCTCTCCGGAGGTTCAGCGAACGATGGCGATCGATACCGGCTACAATCCGACGCGCAAAGCCCTCTATGACGACCCGGCGTTGGCGGCCGCACAGCCGTTCACCGCCGGCCTGCGCGATCTTTTCTTGTCGGCCCGGCCCCGGCCGGTCTCCCCCTACTACCCGATGCTCTCTCAGATCATGCAGCCCGAATTCTCCGCGGCGCTGGTCGGGATCAAGCCGCCGGAGCGCGCGCTGCATGACGCCGCGCTTCAGATGAAGCATCTGCTCGGGGATCCGGTGCGATGA
- a CDS encoding sugar ABC transporter permease, with protein sequence MRPATARLGYWLIAPAILLLAAVALIPIAAAFFLSLQQRLPIFQIARFVGLENYRFLAIDPRFWNSLGNTLYFTLVAVALELALGLAVALLLDRAFPGRGSMRAIVLLPWAIPTVVSSRMWEWLYNVEFGLFNFILTGTGLARGPVNWLGDPFWAIHAAILIDVWKSAPFAAILLTAGLQTIPRELYLAARVDGAGGWGVFRHIILPSLTPMILVVLLFRTLDAFRVFDAIYVLTGGGPGNTTETLSIYTYKVLFQTLQFGYGSALSVAMFFCVAAISLVYLALLGRERRLSS encoded by the coding sequence ATGAGACCGGCGACCGCGCGGCTCGGTTATTGGTTGATCGCCCCGGCCATCCTCCTTCTCGCCGCCGTCGCGCTGATTCCGATCGCGGCCGCCTTCTTCCTCAGCCTTCAGCAACGGCTGCCGATTTTTCAGATCGCCCGCTTCGTCGGACTGGAGAACTACCGCTTCCTCGCGATCGATCCCCGTTTCTGGAACAGCCTCGGCAACACCCTCTACTTCACCCTCGTTGCGGTGGCTTTGGAGCTGGCGCTGGGGCTGGCGGTGGCGCTTCTTCTCGACCGGGCCTTTCCGGGGCGGGGATCGATGCGGGCGATCGTCCTGCTCCCCTGGGCGATCCCGACGGTCGTTTCGAGCCGGATGTGGGAGTGGCTCTACAACGTCGAGTTCGGTCTCTTCAATTTTATATTGACCGGAACGGGTCTGGCGAGGGGGCCGGTCAATTGGCTCGGCGATCCTTTCTGGGCGATCCATGCGGCGATCCTGATCGACGTCTGGAAGAGCGCCCCCTTTGCGGCGATTCTCCTGACGGCCGGGCTGCAGACGATCCCGAGGGAACTTTACCTCGCGGCACGGGTCGACGGGGCGGGAGGATGGGGAGTCTTCCGCCACATCATCCTTCCGTCGCTTACGCCGATGATCCTGGTGGTCCTCCTCTTCCGGACCCTCGACGCCTTTCGGGTCTTCGACGCGATCTATGTCCTCACCGGCGGCGGCCCGGGGAACACCACCGAGACCCTTTCCATCTATACCTACAAGGTTTTGTTTCAGACCCTTCAGTTCGGCTACGGCAGCGCCTTGTCGGTGGCGATGTTTTTCTGCGTCGCCGCGATCAGCCTGGTCTATCTCGCCCTTCTCGGCCGGGAGAGGCGGCTCTCCTCATGA